One Fulvitalea axinellae genomic window carries:
- a CDS encoding radical SAM protein, translating to MKALLIKACAPSPFKDYKKYMGSPSQNIFSTAACTPSYVELEMVDETSGMKVDFRSDADIVAIFFSTPDAIRAYEIADKFRKKGKAIILGGLHATFMKDEAKEHADAVIIGESEGIWEQILKDAENNSLKPFYERTEALDLKGLNHYPKHIIDASKYNWVWSVLVSRGCKYKCAFCLVHEFSGKIRHRPVKDVVDEIRRAPSNWIELHSDSLFADKEYARELLTAIKPLKIEWSTEADLTIAEDEELLDLAAESGLNYMLAGIETPSKEALKKVGKGFLDVSKTNQYIKRLKDRGIDVESNILFGFDEHTTDIFEDSWEYIKDLELSNCFPTIVIPFPGSRTYAKLERENRILTRDWSLYDGANVVFEPKNMSVRELEEGSQWVWEQYEGRKYGTSMWAKGKSLISYMLGYN from the coding sequence ATGAAAGCTTTATTGATAAAAGCGTGCGCTCCAAGCCCTTTCAAAGACTATAAGAAATACATGGGGTCCCCATCCCAAAATATATTTTCCACAGCGGCCTGTACACCTTCGTATGTAGAACTGGAGATGGTAGACGAGACCTCAGGCATGAAAGTCGACTTCCGCTCCGACGCCGACATCGTAGCCATATTTTTCTCGACTCCCGACGCTATTCGAGCTTACGAAATCGCAGACAAGTTCCGCAAAAAAGGCAAAGCCATAATTCTCGGCGGTCTTCACGCTACCTTTATGAAAGACGAGGCCAAAGAACACGCCGACGCGGTAATAATTGGGGAATCGGAAGGGATTTGGGAGCAAATACTCAAAGACGCCGAGAACAATTCGCTTAAGCCTTTTTACGAAAGAACGGAAGCGCTGGACCTCAAAGGGCTGAACCATTATCCGAAACACATAATCGACGCATCGAAATACAATTGGGTATGGTCGGTACTCGTTTCGCGCGGTTGCAAGTACAAATGCGCGTTTTGCCTTGTTCATGAATTTTCCGGAAAGATCAGGCACCGTCCAGTTAAAGACGTAGTTGATGAAATCCGCAGAGCGCCGTCAAACTGGATCGAGCTCCACTCCGACAGCCTCTTCGCCGATAAGGAATATGCCCGAGAGTTACTGACAGCGATCAAACCACTGAAAATAGAATGGTCTACAGAGGCTGATCTTACCATAGCCGAAGACGAGGAACTTCTGGACCTCGCCGCCGAAAGCGGTCTCAACTATATGTTGGCAGGCATAGAGACTCCTTCAAAAGAGGCTTTGAAAAAGGTTGGCAAAGGTTTTCTTGACGTGAGCAAGACAAACCAGTATATCAAAAGGCTTAAAGACCGCGGAATTGACGTGGAGTCGAACATTCTTTTCGGTTTTGATGAACATACCACAGATATTTTCGAAGACAGTTGGGAATATATCAAAGACCTGGAACTCAGCAATTGCTTCCCGACGATTGTGATTCCTTTCCCGGGATCAAGGACTTACGCGAAGCTGGAAAGGGAAAACAGAATCCTGACCCGCGACTGGTCATTATACGACGGGGCGAATGTGGTATTCGAACCTAAAAACATGAGCGTTAGGGAACTGGAAGAAGGTTCGCAATGGGTTTGGGAACAATATGAAGGCAGAAAATACGGAACCAGCATGTGGGCCAAAGGCAAATCGCTGATCAGTTATATGCTTGGTTACAACTGA
- a CDS encoding ABC-ATPase domain-containing protein encodes MDRLKSILRRIDGRGYKAYQDIKGRYDFGGFDLEVLRVQGDPFAGPSLIGVTFDLYEFGYDDELYENESRKVGLADFVHRKALKAVAQTGKRRGSGKSGRVEVYRVGQEVLRRSAVEITDGQLRFLFYVGLPAAGRRVLGREASEMFCEEIPDMIDALRIETDREFRHALEAVRTNETADKIRQELRERNLLAFIANGSKLARRSSVDDRPMEGCETFVSPKSLETSLEIDGKTYTGMGLPKGITVITGGGFHGKSTLLNALERGVYNHIPGDGRELCITDEDSVKVRAEDGRFIGNLDISPFINNLPQGKDTSAFSTENASGSTSQAANIIEAIECGAKALLIDEDTSAGNFMVRDHIVQSLIAKEKEPITAYIERVRAMWEHSGISSVLVIGGLGDYFAVADHVLMLDEYKVLDVSERAKELANSLGGSHLKSISESFGTKPRAIDISIFRKELGGRAKMKTRGLDEISLNREAIDIRAMEQLVEEGQASLIGDLMMNLARKPVSNTEIGTLTESLIKEIEDQGFNKTIGQNGQRAIVRKYELASAIVRWRKNAVRQ; translated from the coding sequence ATGGACAGACTGAAATCGATTCTAAGGAGAATAGACGGACGCGGCTACAAAGCGTACCAAGACATAAAAGGACGATACGACTTCGGCGGATTTGACTTGGAAGTACTCCGCGTGCAGGGCGACCCCTTCGCCGGGCCATCCCTAATCGGCGTGACATTCGATTTATACGAATTCGGCTACGACGACGAACTGTACGAAAACGAATCCAGAAAAGTCGGATTGGCAGACTTTGTCCATAGGAAAGCGCTCAAAGCCGTGGCCCAAACCGGCAAACGCCGGGGAAGCGGAAAAAGCGGACGTGTGGAAGTATACCGCGTCGGGCAGGAAGTGTTGAGAAGAAGCGCCGTGGAAATAACCGACGGACAATTACGCTTCCTGTTTTATGTAGGCCTTCCCGCTGCCGGACGACGGGTGTTAGGGCGAGAAGCCTCCGAAATGTTCTGCGAAGAAATTCCGGATATGATTGACGCTTTACGGATAGAAACCGACAGGGAATTCCGGCACGCGTTGGAAGCAGTACGCACAAACGAAACCGCCGACAAAATTCGCCAAGAGCTTAGGGAAAGAAACCTGCTGGCTTTTATAGCAAACGGAAGCAAACTGGCCCGGCGCTCATCAGTAGACGACAGGCCGATGGAAGGTTGCGAAACGTTCGTATCACCAAAATCTTTGGAAACGTCGCTGGAAATAGACGGTAAAACGTATACCGGAATGGGGCTCCCGAAAGGAATCACCGTAATCACGGGCGGAGGATTTCACGGAAAATCAACACTTCTCAACGCACTTGAAAGAGGTGTTTATAACCATATTCCCGGCGACGGAAGAGAGCTCTGCATTACGGACGAAGACAGCGTAAAAGTCCGGGCCGAGGACGGGCGATTTATCGGAAATCTAGACATCTCCCCTTTTATCAATAACCTTCCGCAGGGGAAAGACACCAGCGCGTTTTCCACCGAAAATGCCAGCGGATCAACTTCCCAAGCCGCCAATATCATCGAAGCCATCGAATGCGGAGCAAAGGCCTTGCTCATCGACGAAGACACTTCGGCAGGAAACTTTATGGTTCGCGACCACATTGTGCAGAGCCTGATCGCCAAAGAGAAAGAACCAATTACGGCCTACATAGAGAGAGTCCGGGCTATGTGGGAGCATTCCGGCATTTCATCCGTGCTCGTTATCGGCGGTCTGGGCGATTATTTCGCCGTAGCCGACCACGTTCTGATGCTCGACGAATACAAGGTGTTGGATGTTAGCGAACGCGCAAAAGAGCTAGCCAATTCTCTCGGCGGAAGTCATCTGAAAAGTATTTCTGAATCATTCGGCACAAAACCACGAGCCATCGACATCTCAATATTCCGGAAAGAATTGGGCGGGAGAGCCAAAATGAAAACCCGAGGACTTGACGAGATCAGCCTCAATAGGGAAGCCATAGATATTCGGGCTATGGAGCAATTGGTGGAAGAAGGCCAAGCCTCGCTTATCGGCGACTTGATGATGAATCTTGCCAGAAAACCTGTATCCAATACCGAAATCGGGACGCTCACCGAGAGTCTGATCAAGGAAATCGAAGACCAAGGATTTAACAAGACCATCGGCCAAAACGGACAACGAGCGATTGTCCGTAAATATGAGCTCGCTTCGGCTATTGTTCGATGGAGGAAAAACGCTGTCAGACAGTAA
- a CDS encoding sensor histidine kinase, producing the protein MAQASEGDKVRELFRRVNTPGEEQQALSELFQLLENTKDDEIKTRVSITIGQHMNSKAKVDSALLFGWKSVELIGNRTDTLSLKRLSRAYNILAIANNIKGLWDESVKWHFKSSETAVKVGDSLMYYMSAHGVANIYRHQGKYQESLELFKECLSQKDNLRMLYASHINMGIIYTDLERYEDANRHTEKALALCVESGDIKGQIICGTNLGMNSTFLGKHREALVLLDDAITLAKNHEYQRLKLNAQIYKSKTLQALGWNLSAHATLMQVREGMSGYNYLNMEEEVFARLKDVALAMGNYKAAYDYLSESNRVSDSIQALQANKKLKEYEVKYETLKKEKKIEALNAEQSRKELEIRKQKESKRHMLFFFIIILVPVVGLLVVYYQKLRTQSLLAKQQEEISRHEIATLLKDQEIKLGKASIDGQISERKRLARELHDTIGGNLAAIKMRCAREADKNGFPSEIVDQIDDTYQMARTLSHSLIPKNLSATAFTSLLRESLEAFRTDTLSEIELSAYPEGEINTLEQNLQVEIFTIVRELVNNTSKHAEAGRIELSLTLVENSLNLLFEDDGKGFDLSKSNEGIGLQNMRKRVENLSGSFMIDSHPERGTLVNIEIPLSKDISEEENKAEVKIG; encoded by the coding sequence ATGGCTCAAGCGAGTGAAGGCGATAAAGTCAGGGAACTCTTCCGTAGAGTCAACACTCCCGGGGAGGAGCAACAAGCCTTATCGGAACTGTTTCAACTTTTGGAAAATACGAAAGACGACGAGATCAAAACACGCGTTTCCATCACGATAGGACAACATATGAACTCGAAGGCCAAGGTAGATTCGGCGCTACTTTTTGGCTGGAAATCGGTGGAACTGATAGGAAACCGGACAGACACTTTGAGCCTAAAGCGTCTGTCTAGGGCATATAATATTCTTGCGATAGCGAATAATATCAAAGGCCTGTGGGATGAAAGCGTAAAGTGGCATTTCAAATCTTCCGAAACCGCCGTTAAGGTTGGCGATAGCCTGATGTATTACATGAGCGCCCACGGAGTTGCGAATATTTATCGTCACCAAGGTAAATACCAAGAGTCGTTGGAGCTGTTCAAGGAGTGCCTTTCCCAAAAAGATAATCTCAGGATGCTTTACGCAAGCCATATCAATATGGGGATTATTTACACCGATTTGGAGCGTTATGAAGACGCGAATCGGCATACCGAAAAGGCGTTGGCTCTCTGTGTGGAATCGGGCGATATCAAAGGTCAAATTATCTGCGGAACAAACCTTGGAATGAACAGCACGTTTCTCGGAAAGCATCGCGAAGCTTTGGTTCTGTTGGACGACGCCATAACCTTGGCCAAGAATCACGAGTACCAGCGTCTGAAACTGAATGCCCAAATCTATAAATCCAAAACCCTTCAGGCTTTGGGCTGGAACCTGTCGGCTCATGCCACTCTTATGCAGGTGAGGGAGGGAATGTCGGGCTATAATTACCTGAATATGGAGGAAGAGGTTTTCGCTCGCCTAAAGGATGTCGCTTTGGCGATGGGCAATTACAAAGCGGCGTACGATTACCTTTCCGAATCAAACCGGGTTTCTGATTCTATCCAAGCCCTTCAGGCGAATAAAAAGCTCAAGGAATATGAGGTGAAATATGAGACGCTGAAGAAGGAAAAAAAGATAGAGGCCTTAAATGCCGAACAAAGCCGAAAAGAACTTGAGATTAGAAAACAGAAAGAGAGCAAGCGACATATGCTGTTTTTTTTCATTATTATTTTGGTGCCGGTGGTGGGGCTGTTGGTTGTTTATTATCAAAAATTAAGAACCCAAAGTTTACTCGCAAAACAGCAAGAGGAAATCAGTAGGCATGAGATAGCGACTTTGTTGAAAGATCAGGAAATCAAACTCGGGAAAGCTTCAATAGACGGACAGATTTCCGAAAGAAAACGCTTGGCCAGGGAACTGCACGATACAATTGGTGGAAACTTGGCTGCGATAAAGATGCGGTGCGCTAGAGAGGCTGACAAAAACGGTTTTCCTTCCGAAATAGTGGATCAGATAGATGATACCTATCAAATGGCCCGAACACTTTCCCATTCCCTAATTCCCAAAAACTTAAGCGCGACGGCGTTTACGTCTCTGCTACGGGAATCGTTGGAGGCGTTTCGGACCGATACGCTTTCGGAGATCGAACTGTCTGCGTATCCAGAAGGCGAGATAAACACGCTGGAACAGAATCTTCAGGTTGAGATATTTACGATCGTTAGGGAACTTGTAAACAATACATCCAAACACGCCGAAGCCGGTAGGATTGAGCTTAGCCTTACTTTAGTGGAAAATAGTCTGAATCTTTTGTTCGAGGACGACGGAAAGGGCTTTGATCTTTCAAAATCAAACGAAGGAATCGGTCTCCAAAATATGCGGAAGAGAGTCGAAAACCTGTCGGGTTCTTTTATGATCGATTCCCATCCCGAGCGTGGAACTTTGGTGAATATCGAGATTCCTTTGTCGAAAGATATTTCAGAAGAAGAAAATAAAGCCGAGGTAAAGATCGGATAA
- a CDS encoding response regulator transcription factor, producing MMSEKVKIVIADDHKMFLDGLVSMLEKDFEIEHTAKNGQNALSYLRANPEINVDVLISDITMPELDGMALNKVVKKEFPETRTLMVSMHRDPDMIKGLIEDGVDGFVPKNAEKAELLRAVKSIMGGEKYFSREVQEAYMKSVFDARNSPEVSLTKREEEVLALIAQEYTTQEIADKLFLSKHTIESYRKNLIAKLEVRNLAGLTKVAIKRGLVKM from the coding sequence ATGATGTCTGAAAAAGTGAAAATAGTGATAGCTGACGATCACAAGATGTTTCTTGACGGGTTGGTTAGCATGTTGGAAAAAGATTTCGAGATTGAACACACGGCCAAGAACGGGCAAAATGCGCTCAGTTACTTGAGGGCGAACCCGGAAATCAACGTTGACGTGCTGATTTCCGACATTACCATGCCTGAGCTGGACGGTATGGCTTTGAATAAAGTCGTAAAGAAAGAATTTCCGGAGACAAGAACGCTGATGGTAAGCATGCACCGGGATCCGGACATGATAAAAGGGCTGATTGAGGACGGAGTGGACGGGTTTGTTCCCAAAAACGCTGAAAAGGCAGAGTTGCTCAGGGCCGTAAAAAGCATTATGGGTGGTGAGAAGTATTTTTCCAGAGAAGTGCAGGAAGCGTATATGAAGAGCGTCTTCGATGCGCGTAACAGCCCAGAAGTGTCGCTGACCAAACGCGAAGAGGAAGTTCTGGCTTTGATTGCTCAAGAATATACAACACAGGAAATCGCCGACAAACTGTTTTTGAGCAAACATACAATCGAGAGCTATCGAAAGAATCTAATAGCCAAACTTGAAGTCAGGAACTTGGCGGGATTAACGAAAGTGGCGATTAAGAGAGGCCTTGTAAAAATGTAA